From one Cellulosilyticum sp. I15G10I2 genomic stretch:
- a CDS encoding undecaprenyl-diphosphate phosphatase, with product MDLLFALKAAVLGVIEGITEFLPVSSTGHLIIFSNLLKFYNNADKDYVDMFNMVIQLGAILAVVVLYRAKIIDTIQNLFPGKKTVLAKSGIYFWTMILISCIPAGIIGIKYNDFIKEKLFNPLVVACALFIGGIWMIYAESKLRINDNRSLSDTPIKPWQALVVGLFQVLSIIPGMSRSASTIIGGWVAGFSTVAAAEYSFFLAIPVMFGQSLLNILEMRAKLSIMEWASLAIGFVVSFIVALIVIDSFLNYLKKKPMKIFAVYRMIFAFIVLALGAFGLFIPI from the coding sequence TGTAATCGAAGGTATAACAGAATTTCTGCCTGTATCTTCTACGGGCCATCTTATTATTTTTTCTAATTTACTTAAATTTTATAACAATGCCGATAAAGATTATGTGGATATGTTTAATATGGTCATCCAGCTTGGTGCTATTCTTGCTGTCGTTGTATTGTATCGTGCCAAAATAATAGATACAATACAAAATCTATTTCCTGGCAAAAAAACTGTGCTTGCTAAAAGTGGTATTTATTTTTGGACAATGATTCTTATTTCTTGTATTCCTGCAGGTATAATAGGTATCAAATATAATGACTTCATTAAAGAAAAGTTATTTAATCCGCTTGTAGTAGCCTGTGCCTTATTTATAGGTGGGATATGGATGATTTATGCCGAGAGTAAGCTTCGAATCAATGATAACCGGTCCCTTTCAGATACACCTATCAAACCTTGGCAAGCACTTGTTGTAGGACTATTTCAAGTTTTATCTATTATTCCTGGTATGTCAAGATCAGCTTCTACTATTATAGGGGGCTGGGTAGCTGGCTTCTCAACCGTTGCAGCTGCTGAGTATTCATTTTTTCTTGCTATCCCGGTCATGTTTGGACAAAGCTTACTTAATATACTTGAGATGAGAGCTAAGCTTTCCATAATGGAATGGGCTTCTCTGGCAATTGGATTTGTAGTTTCTTTTATTGTCGCACTGATTGTTATTGATAGCTTCTTAAATTACCTAAAGAAAAAGCCTATGAAAATTTTTGCAGTTTATAGAATGATCTTTGCTTTTATTGTACTGGCGCTTGGGGCCTTTGGACTTTTTATCCCAATATAA
- the groL gene encoding chaperonin GroEL (60 kDa chaperone family; promotes refolding of misfolded polypeptides especially under stressful conditions; forms two stacked rings of heptamers to form a barrel-shaped 14mer; ends can be capped by GroES; misfolded proteins enter the barrel where they are refolded when GroES binds) — protein MAKQIRFGIEARKSLQSGVDQLADAVKVTLGPKGRNVVLDKSYGIPLITNDGVSIAKEIELEDPFENIGAQLVKEVATKTNDVAGDGTTTATVLAQAMITEGLKNVAAGANPIIIRRGMQAATLVAVDAIKGMSKPVDSKNHIARVAAISAGDDEVGNLIADAMEKVSNDGVITVEESKTMITELDVVEGMQFDRGYLSAYMVTDTEKMEAVMENPYILITDKKITNIQEILPVLEQIVQTGARLLIIAEDVEGEALSTLVVNKLRGTFNCVAVKAPGFGDRRKEMLQDIATLTGGTVISEEVGLDLKEATVEHLGRAASIKVNKENTVIIDGAGDKEDIKNRVSLIRRQIEETTSDFDREKLQERLAKLAGGVAVIKVGAATETEMKERKLRIEDALAATRAAVEEGIIAGGGSTYIHIIKEVEKLIADKSGDEKTGVRIILKALESPLRQIVSNAGLEPAVIINKVKELQKGMGFNALTEDYVDMIEGGIIDPTKVVRSALQNATSVAATFLTTECIVADIKSNEPAMPAGGMGGMGGMGMM, from the coding sequence ATGGCAAAGCAAATTCGTTTTGGAATAGAAGCTAGAAAATCACTTCAATCAGGAGTAGATCAATTAGCAGATGCAGTAAAAGTAACTTTAGGACCAAAAGGTCGTAATGTTGTATTAGATAAATCATATGGTATACCTCTTATTACAAATGATGGAGTATCTATAGCAAAAGAAATAGAACTCGAAGATCCATTTGAAAATATCGGTGCACAACTTGTAAAAGAAGTTGCAACAAAAACAAATGACGTAGCAGGAGACGGTACAACAACAGCGACAGTACTTGCTCAAGCTATGATCACAGAAGGGCTTAAAAATGTTGCAGCAGGTGCAAATCCAATTATTATTCGTCGTGGTATGCAAGCAGCAACTCTTGTAGCAGTTGATGCTATTAAAGGCATGAGTAAACCTGTAGACAGTAAAAATCATATCGCAAGAGTAGCTGCTATTTCAGCAGGTGATGATGAAGTAGGAAATCTCATTGCTGATGCTATGGAGAAAGTATCTAATGATGGTGTAATCACTGTAGAAGAATCAAAAACAATGATTACTGAGTTAGATGTCGTAGAAGGTATGCAATTTGACAGAGGTTATTTATCTGCTTATATGGTAACAGATACAGAGAAAATGGAAGCTGTTATGGAAAATCCATATATTTTAATTACAGATAAAAAAATCACTAATATTCAAGAAATTTTACCAGTCCTTGAGCAAATTGTTCAAACAGGCGCACGTCTTCTCATTATTGCAGAAGATGTAGAAGGTGAAGCTTTATCTACATTAGTAGTTAATAAACTACGTGGTACATTTAACTGTGTGGCTGTTAAAGCACCAGGCTTTGGAGATAGAAGAAAAGAAATGCTTCAAGATATTGCAACACTTACAGGTGGAACAGTAATATCAGAAGAAGTAGGTCTAGACCTTAAAGAAGCTACGGTAGAACACTTAGGCCGTGCAGCAAGCATCAAAGTAAACAAAGAAAACACAGTTATTATAGATGGTGCTGGAGATAAAGAAGATATCAAAAACAGAGTATCTTTAATTCGTCGTCAAATAGAAGAAACAACATCAGATTTCGATAGAGAAAAACTTCAAGAAAGACTTGCGAAACTTGCAGGTGGTGTGGCAGTGATCAAAGTTGGGGCTGCTACAGAAACTGAAATGAAAGAAAGAAAACTTCGTATAGAGGATGCGCTTGCAGCAACCCGTGCAGCAGTAGAAGAAGGTATTATTGCTGGTGGTGGAAGCACCTATATTCATATTATTAAAGAAGTTGAAAAACTTATTGCTGATAAATCAGGAGACGAAAAAACAGGAGTACGTATCATCTTAAAAGCACTAGAGTCTCCACTTCGTCAAATCGTATCTAATGCAGGTCTTGAACCAGCAGTTATTATCAATAAAGTTAAAGAACTTCAAAAAGGAATGGGCTTTAATGCACTTACAGAAGACTATGTAGATATGATCGAAGGCGGCATTATTGACCCAACTAAAGTTGTAAGAAGTGCTCTTCAAAACGCTACATCAGTAGCAGCTACATTCTTAACAACAGAGTGTATTGTAGCAGATATTAAATCAAATGAACCAGCTATGCCAGCAGGTGGTATGGGCGGCATGGGCGGTATGGGGATGATGTAA